A region of the Streptomyces sp. NBC_00442 genome:
CAGCGGGGCAGAGTCGTCGGCGAGCTCAGGATCGCGGGCTTCGCCACCGCCGCCCGCGGGCTCTTCCCCGCCGCCCTCGCCTCGCTGCGCGCCGAGCACCCCCAGCTCTCCGTCCGGTCCGACGAGCTGGAGGCCGACGAGTCGGTCCAGGGCGTGCTCCTCGGCGACCTCGACCTCGCGCTCGTGCTCGACTGGTACAACAAGCCGCTCCCGCTGCCCGACGGGCTCGCCAAGCGGGCCGTCCTCGACGACCTCGCGGATGTCGCCCTGTACGCGGACCACCCGCTCGCCGGACGCGATGTGGTGGACTTGGAGGAGTTCGCCGAGGACGAGTGGATCACCTGGCCCGAGGGCGAGTTCTGCAACGAGTGGCTGATGTTCACCCTGCGCGGCAAGGGCATCGAGCCGAGGATCGCCCATGTCGCCCGCGAGCACGCGACCCAACTCGCGCTGGTGGAGGCGGGGTTGGGCGTCAGCATCGCACCGCGCCTCGGCCGGGGTCCGGTCCCCGACGGAGTGCGGGTCGTGCCGGTGCGGGACGCGATGAACCGCCACGTCTACGCGGTGTGGCGCGCGGACGCCGACCGCAGGCCCTCGATCCGCGCCGCCGTCGAGGCGCTCACCGCGGCGGGGGAGCGACTCGCCTAGGCCGTGTCCGCGAAGTGGCGTCGTCCGCCGGCAGGGCGGGGCCGGCGGGGTCTGATGCGTGCGATCGCAAGGCGTACTCGTCCCGCCGCAACCGTCGCTACCCGCGGCGACGCAAGATCGAGCACGTCATCCCGGAACCGAGGAACCGGCGGGCCAACCGCCAACGCGGAGGCAGCAGGGGCGGCCGGCCCACCGGCTTCGACAAGACGGTCTACAAGCGCAGGAACGAAGTTGAGCGGACGATCAACACGTTGAAGAACTCGCAGGCGGTGGCCACGAGGTTCGACAAGAGAGGCCACGTCCTCCACGGCACCGTGACCGTCGCAGCAAGTCGCCTGTGGCTTGGCTCGTAAACCCGCCGAAGAGCGTGTGAGTACCCCGCGTCAGTGGACGAGTCCGATGGCCTCGATCTCGATCATCCACTCAGGGTTCGCGAGTGAGGAGACCTCTACGAACGACTCCGCGAGGTGGGGCTTGTCCGGGAAGTGCTCCGCGCGCAACTTCGCGAAGATGTCCTGCTGCGCCATGTCGGTGACGAACACGGTCGCCTTGACTACGTCGGCGAGGCTGGAGCCCGCGTTCGTGAGGACCGTCGACAGATTCGCGAGCGCCTGACGGGCTTGCGTCTCGAAGTCCCCGGCGCCGACCGTGACTCCCTGGGCATCGATCGGCGCTTGCCCTGACGTGAAGACCAAGTTCCCGACCCGGACGCCGAGCGATATACCGGCCGACTCGTACCAGTCGGGTTCCGCGGAGACACGCACACGCTCCACGGCAGGCTGTGTAACGGACATTCCTCTGACACTCCCTCAAAACTGCACACATACGGAGCCGGGCAGCTGTGATCACCCCGGCGTGGTCGACAGCCACGAATCCCTGAGATTCATTCCCGAGGGCTTGCAAGTCCGCCGCCGGACAGGCCCTAGGCAATGGGAAGGCCATCGGCAACCCGGCAGGGTCGGGCGGCGCGTTGAGAGGGGCTCTCCCCTTCGGCTTCGATGGCCGACTGGGGTGATCGTGGCCTGTGCGTGCTTTCGTTGCAGGCAAGCTCGCCATCACTGACGGATCACCGACAGCGGTAGCGCCGTCCGTGCGGAAGTGCTCATCGAACCTTCGGCCACGGGTATTCTCTGGCGATGTCCAGTCAGTCAGTGGCGGCGGGAGTCGGTCTCGCTGGTGTGATGGCGCACTGCGGCGGAAGCCCCGTGGGCGCCGTGGAGCTCTTGGCCGGGGCAATAGCCTCGGCACCGGCGGCTCCGGAGCCCTATGCGGCCCTCGCCGGGTTGTGGCAGGACCGACGCTCGGAACTGAAGGAGAGCCTCGAAGAGAACGGCTCCTTGAACGTTGTGCCGGCGCAGGCGTACTTCTTGTTCCTTGAAGGGGACATGGACGGCGCGGTGATGTCGCTTGGGTCGGTCACGGGTGTACGGCCCGACGTGGCATGGGCTGCTGCACCCTGGTTCGGGGATGTGCGCTTTCTCGGCGCGGTGAGTGCTGCGGCGCTGGCCGAGGCGTGTCTACGGACGTTGGACTACGGCCACGACCTGGACACCGATGAGATGCGGGAGCGGTTCACGCCCTGGTTCCATGCCCTCGACGTGGTGTCCGAACGGCATCCCGTGCCGGAGTCGCTGGCTGCCATGGCCAGGCTGCCCCGGGCCTGCGGCCAGTACGAACTGTCCTTTGCGCTGTGCGACCGCGCCGATGCCGTCGATCGGGTCATGTGGACGGCAGTCGCACGAGCGGCCACCTGGCGTGCGACGGGCGACCTGGATCAGGCTGCTGCGGCCTTCGAATGCGCCCTGCTCCTGGACTCCGCCAACTGGTCCCTCCACCTGGACCTGGCGGACGTACGCGCCGAGCAGGGCGACTTCGCCGCAGCCGCGCGCCTCGTCGAACAGGGCCTGGAATGCGCACCTCACGAAGTCACCCTGCGCGCGGCGAGCGCCGCCTACCGCACACGCCTTGCCGGCTCGTCCGACGGCCTGAGGGCCCTGATCGCCCTGGCGCCAGAGATCGCGAACATCACCTATCGGAACCTGCTGATCGACTACGCATGTGCAGGGCCGAATCTGCCTCGGAGACTCGTTGCCAAGGCCCGCAGCATCGGTGGGAACTGAATCGGCTGTCGTGCCAACCGGGGGGAAGCGGGACGGCGTTCAGGTGCTCCGTCACGTGATGTGCCGGACAGTGCCCAGGCCGTCCCCGGCTGGGGGCGTTCGCCGAACCGGGGTCGGTCAGTGCCCGAACTCGCCTCCCAGTTTGCGGAAGTCCCACGACACGACGGTGGTCGGCGTCAGGCGGAGCCACGCGTGCCGCCCGTCGTGGACCATCTCGTCGAGGCCGAAGTTCTTCGACGCGAACAGCCGCTCCACTTCGGCGAGTTCGGGTTCGGGACACGCCGCCCCGGTGCGCGGCGCCTCGCCGACCGGGACGACGCGGCCGCTCAGCTCCACGCCG
Encoded here:
- a CDS encoding LysR family transcriptional regulator; its protein translation is MLNLERLRTLDAVARHGSVGGAADTLHVTTSAVSQQLAKLEREAGQPLLAKNGRGVRLTDAGRLLADHAARILSQVQVAQAELEEQRGRVVGELRIAGFATAARGLFPAALASLRAEHPQLSVRSDELEADESVQGVLLGDLDLALVLDWYNKPLPLPDGLAKRAVLDDLADVALYADHPLAGRDVVDLEEFAEDEWITWPEGEFCNEWLMFTLRGKGIEPRIAHVAREHATQLALVEAGLGVSIAPRLGRGPVPDGVRVVPVRDAMNRHVYAVWRADADRRPSIRAAVEALTAAGERLA
- a CDS encoding RidA family protein, with the protein product MERVRVSAEPDWYESAGISLGVRVGNLVFTSGQAPIDAQGVTVGAGDFETQARQALANLSTVLTNAGSSLADVVKATVFVTDMAQQDIFAKLRAEHFPDKPHLAESFVEVSSLANPEWMIEIEAIGLVH
- a CDS encoding tetratricopeptide repeat protein; translation: MSSQSVAAGVGLAGVMAHCGGSPVGAVELLAGAIASAPAAPEPYAALAGLWQDRRSELKESLEENGSLNVVPAQAYFLFLEGDMDGAVMSLGSVTGVRPDVAWAAAPWFGDVRFLGAVSAAALAEACLRTLDYGHDLDTDEMRERFTPWFHALDVVSERHPVPESLAAMARLPRACGQYELSFALCDRADAVDRVMWTAVARAATWRATGDLDQAAAAFECALLLDSANWSLHLDLADVRAEQGDFAAAARLVEQGLECAPHEVTLRAASAAYRTRLAGSSDGLRALIALAPEIANITYRNLLIDYACAGPNLPRRLVAKARSIGGN